TAAGGTTGATGATCCGGTTGGTGCCATTTCAGTACACGGAATTTGCGGCGCCATTGGTACGGTGGCAGTAGGTTTCTTGGCCGTAGACGGTGGTTTGTTCTATGGTGGGGGAGCATCATTGCTTGCCACACAGGCAATAGGGGTAGTTGCTGTCCTGGCCTGGACTCTAACTCTAGGATTTGCCGCTTGCAAGGTGATCGATGTAGTGATTGGCCTGAGGGTATCACGCGACGAGGAAATGGAAGGCCTGGATATTAGTGAGCATGGTATGGAGGCCTATGGTGATTTCATGCTTCGTCCCACGGATGCCGTTGGAATGAGTCAGGGAACTCCCGATTTGACGAATGGTCAAATCGCAACTAAACCAACTTATAATATATAGATTAAATCGCCAAACCAAAGGAGCGAAAGAAAAAATGACTAAGATTGAGTGTATAATCAGACCGGGACAGTTGGAACCTGTAAAAGATGCTTTGGGTAAGTATGGCATTCACGGTATGACTGTTTCTCAGGTCATGGGCTGTGGTCTGCAAAAGGGTAGAACTGAAGTGTACAGAGGTACAGAATATAGTATCAACCTTTTGCCCAAGGTTAAACTGGAAGTAGTCGTGAGTGAGAGTCATGTTGACCAAGTAGTTAGCGTTATTGCTGAGACCGCAAGAACCGGCGAAATAGGCGACGGAAAAATATTTATCACTCCCGTAAAAGATGCTATGCGCATTCGAACGGGCGATAAGGGTGAAAAAGCTTTATAAATTAATAAAAATAATTGCGACTAAGGTCTCCATGGCGGCCGGGCCGAAGAATGTATCAATTCTTTGGCCCGGCTATCATGGTCTAAACTAAAAAATTTACCGGGAAGGTAGGAGAGGTTCTGCATGAAAATAGCAATGGCCCAAATAAATCCGGTGGTGGGAGATCTAAACTATAATGCGTTTAAGATGGAGAAGCATGTGCAGCAGTTTAAAAGTGAGGGTGCGGATTTGATAGTTTTTCCGGAGCTATCTCTGACGGGATATCCACCTAAAGATTTACTATTAAGGAATGATTTTTTAGAGGCTGTTCAAAAAACTTTTTACCGTCGCCTTCTACCGGCAAGTAAGAACACAGCTATCTTAGTCGGTATGCCCACATATGCAAAAAACGGTACTTATAATTCGGCGGTGCTTTTACATGATGGAGAAATAATTGACACTTTTAACAAAACGCTGCTGCCGAATTATGATATATTTGATGAAAGCAGGTATTTCGTTCCTTCTTCCCAGAGGAAATGTGTAGATTTTCAGGGTATCAAACTGGGCATTACCGTGTGCGAAGATATATGGAATGATAAAGATTATTGGGATCGCTGTCGCTATGCCTCGGATCCCGTTTCAGAATTGGCCGGCCAGGGAGCGCAAATAATTATTAATATTTCCGCTTCGCCATATCACTACGGAAAATACGGTTCACGGGTAGACATGCTGCGAAATACGGCAAGAAAGTATGGTATTCCAGTGGTATATGTGAACCAGGTAGGGGGGAATGACGACCTGGTCTTTGACGGTTCCAGCTGTGTATTAGGAGGCCAGGGAGAACTATTCCTGCAAGTGGGTCACTTTGAGGAAGATGCAGTACTGTTTAACACACTGTCCCTTGGGAACAAAGGGGCAAAGAATATCATAAATGATTTAGATGATATTAGCTGGCTGCACAACGCTTTAGTGTTGGGAGTCAGGGATTATTTTTCCAAGGTAGGGTTTAAAAAAGCACTGGTGGGATTGAGTGGTGGCATAGATTCTGCCCTTACTGCTGTCTTGGCGGCAGCAGCTTTGGGCCCGGAAAATGTAATGGGGGTTTCTATGCCCTCACGATATTCTTCCTCCGGCAGCCTGTCCGATTCAAAGGATTTGGCAGTTAATCTGGGTATTGAGCACCGGGTGATATCCATTGAAAAAATGTTTTCCGTATATTTAAAGGAACTTAATCCGGGCATAGAAAGTGTAATGGACCTGGCGGAAGAGAATATTCAGGCCAGAATAAGAGGAAGCATACTTATGTTCATTTCCAACCGGGAAGGCTATTTGGTACTCATCACTGGCAATAAGTCAGAAATGGCAATGGGTTACAGCACGCTGTACGGTGATATGTGCGGAGGGTTGGGATTACTGGCGGATGTGCCGAAAGTAATGGTATACCGCTTGGCAAAATATGTAAATAAAAACGGGATTGTCATCCCTGAAAATGTAATAAGTAAGCCCCCCTCTGCTGAACTTAAACCAGACCAGGTGGACCAGGATTCGTTGCCTCCATATGAAGAGCTGGACAGTATTCTGGGGGCCTAC
The sequence above is drawn from the Bacillota bacterium genome and encodes:
- a CDS encoding P-II family nitrogen regulator, with protein sequence MTKIECIIRPGQLEPVKDALGKYGIHGMTVSQVMGCGLQKGRTEVYRGTEYSINLLPKVKLEVVVSESHVDQVVSVIAETARTGEIGDGKIFITPVKDAMRIRTGDKGEKAL
- a CDS encoding NAD+ synthase, with the translated sequence MKIAMAQINPVVGDLNYNAFKMEKHVQQFKSEGADLIVFPELSLTGYPPKDLLLRNDFLEAVQKTFYRRLLPASKNTAILVGMPTYAKNGTYNSAVLLHDGEIIDTFNKTLLPNYDIFDESRYFVPSSQRKCVDFQGIKLGITVCEDIWNDKDYWDRCRYASDPVSELAGQGAQIIINISASPYHYGKYGSRVDMLRNTARKYGIPVVYVNQVGGNDDLVFDGSSCVLGGQGELFLQVGHFEEDAVLFNTLSLGNKGAKNIINDLDDISWLHNALVLGVRDYFSKVGFKKALVGLSGGIDSALTAVLAAAALGPENVMGVSMPSRYSSSGSLSDSKDLAVNLGIEHRVISIEKMFSVYLKELNPGIESVMDLAEENIQARIRGSILMFISNREGYLVLITGNKSEMAMGYSTLYGDMCGGLGLLADVPKVMVYRLAKYVNKNGIVIPENVISKPPSAELKPDQVDQDSLPPYEELDSILGAYIEENKSVAEIVNMGYMQDVVEEVLRKADRSEYKRQQSAPGIRVTSRAFGPGRRMPIAHRWMSKCF